One part of the Andrena cerasifolii isolate SP2316 chromosome 4, iyAndCera1_principal, whole genome shotgun sequence genome encodes these proteins:
- the Klp31e gene encoding kinesin-like protein 31E isoform X3: MADDTSVRVAVRIRPQVAREVIDMCRICTQVPPGEPQVFLGPDKAFTYDYVFDTAIGQSSIYKTCVAHLVEGALDGYNATVLAYGQTGSGKTYTMGTGFDVEVDETVIGIIPRAIRHLFDGIVEKQQHAREHAQMPPEFKVTAQFLELYNEDLKDLLEPGGPRGGARIHEDTAGNIHLAGVEPRTVTSPEQTLEYLRLGALSRTTGSTQMNTQSSRSHAIFTLYIRQQRCIKVEDPDADVDTSGTEPASEFETLTAKFHFVDLAGSERLKRTGATGDRAKEGISINCGLLALGNVISALGDKTKKALHVPYRDSKLTRLLQDSLGGNSQTVMIACVSPSDRDFMETLSTLKYANRARNIKNKVTINQDKSSRTIASLRREIQQLQLELMEYRQGKRVMGEDGVNDAWHENQMLSSELQSLRTRVKALSETVEALTAKNVLLLAEKAAGQWISSAGGNPEVMSLVQGYVQEIEELRARLLEAEAMYQQLKKRQLQVNAANPYGDSGYIFHSDSTSVLSDAKKELQKEIDALTVLKEQQASTTNSSIKTGDDGEGDDTEIGQDSASEDDSDDDSDRKEEDEEEAAMGRELEALTSDIDVKQRLIQELELSQRRLQNMKQHYEDKLAQLQARIKDTQEERDKVLHSLQQQPAPPTEKVKKLRDEYEKKLSAMQKEMRLLQSAKKEHARLLKNQSQNENRLRGLRNELTEMKRAKVKLLNKMREEAQRHKENELRRNREIAQLRKESRKNANMIRTLEADKRMKEVVLKRKQEEVTALRKRDRGLSQKVAGRAPPKPINPKALKQRWQTFERTIAKQALAKQAAAETEREMERLLQEREELGRELEKLQKHRSVITSSRGDTTDIDEEIDNVKSKISYLQDSISECQRDMMEMGDGEGEGEPGVEALISTIQSVDEAQYMLQRMLAFTVEQSCVAAQKQIEVRDMESRLNQVAQESDVQHQLLEHVLRDRDLLSFTNNHHNTLNYSPPSSRSSSPDNQVIIGEERQRNNKVRRRTTQPQELLYGVQASPDNLKMEEQSQNHNHPLTRVPSAPGSLKGLVLTRSQHGNITGGSPTLSRRDSTSPRPLRRPLHPGGGSMEQVSHTDVSSPPGSPTTYRRFNSREENVFSRLTASRQPASTDPQPMKGIISQYQGKTQPRAVLQCSYMAEGHSKAVLSICATADLLFSGSKDRTVKVWDLGTGIENLTLGGHPTNVVAVKYSPVHNLLFSVSAAYVKVWDLRASNSCVKTLFSSGQAQSGPIALSTPSRMIQVPAGETTINDLVLSMDEQELYTASSDKVKVWDLRKLTYTGRFSTPHTAAVMCLAVADDGKVITGSKDHLISLVEPNTSGQSVSLAPPHYDGVECLTTSDSTLFSGSRDMCIKRWDLSRMELVQSLNNAHKDWILGLCIINNGSVMVSGCRGGVLKAWAVSKDQGGECTLIGEVRAHVSAINAVTTNQQHIFTASNDGTVRLWSYYKRDARTFQRSNSLKS, translated from the exons ATGGCCGACGACACGAGCGTACGCGTCGCCGTGCG AATAAGGCCTCAAGTAGCACGCGAAGTAATCGATATGTGCAGAATTTGTACACAAGTACCTCCGGGAGAACCCCAGGTCTTTCTTGGACCAGACAAGGCCTTTACATACGACTACGTTTTTGATACTGCTATTGGACAAAGCTCAATTTACAAAACATGCGTCGCGCATCTAGTAGAGGGTGCGCTAGACGGATATAACGCCACTGTTCTTGCCTACGGACAAACCGGTTCTGGCAAAACTTACACTATGGGCACAGGTTTCGACGTGGAAGTCGACGAGACCGTGATTGGAATCATCCCTAGGGCCATCAGGCACCTTTTCGATGGAATCGTTGAGAAACAGCAACACGCCAGGGAACATGCACAAATGCCTCCAGAATTTAAG GTGACTGCACAATTTTTGGAACTATACAACGAGGACTTGAAAGATTTGCTGGAACCAGGCGGGCCTAGAGGCGGTGCCCGGATTCACGAAGACACTGcaggaaatattcatttagCTGGCGTAGAACCACGAACCGTAACTAGTCCAGAACAGACATTAGAGTATTTACGATTAGGAGCGCTGTCGCGCACAACTGGATCTACCCAAATGAATACCCAGTCGTCAAGATCGCACGCAATATTCACATTGTACATAAGGCAGCAAAGGTGCATAAAGGTGGAAGACCCAGACGCGGATGTCGATACGAGCGGCACGGAACCAGCGAGCGAATTCGAAACTTTGACCGCGAAATTTCACTTTGTCGATTTAGCTGGCTCAGAGAGGCTGAAGAGAACCGGCGCTACAGGGGATAGAGCGAAAGAGGGAATATCCATAAATTGTGGACTG TTGGCCCTAGGTAACGTAATCTCTGCGCTCGGTGATAAAACGAAGAAAGCTTTACACGTACCGTATAGAGATTCAAAGCTGACTAGGCTACTTCAAGATTCGCTAGGAG GGAATAGTCAAACTGTTATGATAGCGTGTGTATCCCCAAGCGACAGAGACTTTATGGAAACTCTGAGTACTTTGAAGTACGCGAACAGAGCAAGAAATATAAAGAACAAAGTTACAATTAACCAGGACAAGAGTTCGAGGACGATTGCTTCGCTTCGACGAGAAATACAGCAGCTTCAGCTAGAGTTGATGGAGTATAGACAAG GCAAGAGGGTCATGGGCGAGGATGGCGTAAATGATGCTTGGCACGAGAATCAAATGTTAAGTAGCGAATTGCAGAGCCTTCGTACTCGAGTCAAAGCTCTCTCGGAGACTGTCGAAGCGCTGACGGCGAAGAATGTTCTTCTCCTGGCAGAAAAAGCTGCTGGTCAATGGATATCGTCAGCAGGTGGAAACCCAGAAGTAATGAGTTTAGTGCAAGGATATGTTCAAGAGATAGAGGAGTTAAGAGCTCGTCTTTTAGAAGCAGAGGCTATGTATCAACAGTTAAAGAAACGGCAGTTGCAG GTTAATGCAGCGAATCCCTACGGTGATTCTGGTTACATATTTCACAGTGATTCTACATCAGTATTAAGCGATGCCAAAAAAGAATTGCAGAAGGAAATCGACGCATTAACCGTATTAAAGGAGCAACAAGCAAGTACAACGAATTCTTCCATTAAAACGGGAGACGATGGCGAGGGCGATGACACAGAGATCGGTCAAGATTCTGCGAGCGAAGATGATTCGGACGACGATTCGGATAGGAAAG aagaagacgaggaagaagcGGCGATGGGTCGTGAATTAGAAGCTTTAACATCAGACATCGATGTGAAACAACGGCTGATACAAGAGCTGGAACTCTCGCAACGACGGTTACAGAATATGAAACAGCACTACGAAGATAAGCTCGCCCAGTTACAAGCTCGCATCAAGGACACTCAAGAAGAGAGGGACAAAGTGTTGCACTCTTTGCAACAGCAGCCGGCTCCGCCGACAGAGAAGGTGAAGAAGCTGCGCGACGAATATGAAAAGAAGCTATCCGCGATGCAGAAGGAGATGCGGCTTCTACAGTCGGCGAAGAAAGAGCACGCGAGGTTGCTGAAGAATCAGTCGCAGAATGAGAACAGATTGAGGGGGCTGCGGAACGAATTGACGGAGATGAAGCGGGCCAAAGTGAAGCTTCTGAATAAGATGCGAGAGGAGGCGCAGAGGCACAAGGAGAACGAGCTCAGGCGCAACAGGGAAATAGCGCAATTGCGTAAAGAGAGTAGAAAGAACGCGAACATGATTAGAACCTTAGAGGCTGATAAGAGGATGAAGGAAGTGGTGCTTAAGCGTAAGCAGGAGGAAGTGACGGCGTTGAGAAAGAGGGACAGAGGCCTGAGCCAGAAAGTTGCGGGCAGAGCGCCGCCTAAACCGATCAATCCAAAGGCGTTGAAGCAGAGGTGGCAGACGTTTGAAAGGACCATTGCCAAACAGGCTTTGGCCAAGCAAGCGGCCGCGGAAACGGAGAGAGAGATGGAAAGACTTCTTCAAGAGCGGGAAGAGCTGGGCAGAGAGCTTGAGAAGCTTCAGAAACACCGAAGCGTTATAACGAGCTCGAGGGGTGACACGACCGACATCGATGAAGAGATCGACAATGTGAAAAGTAAAATTAGTTACTTACAG GATAGCATATCCGAGTGCCAGCGCGACATGATGGAAATGGGGGACGGCGAGGGCGAGGGTGAACCTGGCGTTGAGGCTCTGATATCGACCATCCAATCGGTGGACGAAGCACAGTACATGTTACAAAGAATGCTGGCATTCACTGTCGAACAAAGTTGCGTGGCTGCTCAGAAGCAGATCGAAGTTCGGGACATGGAGTCCCGACTGAACCAAGTCGCGCAAGAAAGCGACGTGCAGCATCAGCTATTGGAACACGTGTTGCGGGATAGGGACCTCCTGTCTTTCACAAATAACCACCATAACACGTTGAATTACAGCCCTCCAAGTTCAAGGAGCTCGTCGCCAGACAA TCAAGTTATAATCGGGGAGGAAAGGCAGCGTAATAACAAAGTCAGGCGAAGAACTACGCAACCCCAGGAGCTTCTGTATGGAGTTCAGGCCAGTCCAGATAATCTGAAGATGGAGGAACAGAGTCAAAACCACAATCATCCGCTTACAAGGGTACCTAGTGCGCCGGGTAGTCTAAA GGGATTGGTACTAACCAGAAGTCAGCATGGTAATATAACCGGCGGATCCCCGACATTGAGTCGACGCGATAGCACATCACCGAGGCCCCTGCGACGACCGCTTCATCCTGGTGGAGGCTCCAT GGAACAGGTATCGCATACAGACGTGTCGTCGCCACCTGGATCTCCGACCACGTATCGCCGATTCAACAGCCGGGAAGAGAACGTTTTCTCCAGGCTGACCGCTAGCAGGCAACCGGCGTCAACAGATCCGCAGCCTATGAAAGGGATCATTTCTCAATATCAAGGCAAG ACGCAACCAAGAGCCGTTTTGCAATGCTCTTACATGGCCGAGGGCCATAGTAAAGCTGTTCTGTCGATATGCGCGACTGCGGATTTACTATTCAGTGGTTCAAAAG ACCGTACTGTGAAAGTCTGGGACTTGGGGACTGGAATTGAGAATCTTACATTGGGCGGGCATCCGACTAATGTGGTGGCAGTGAAATACTCGCCGGtgcataatttattattcaGCGTTTCTGCGGCCTACGTGAAAGTCTGGGACCTGAGAGCTAGCAACAGCTGCGTGAAGACTTTATTTTCGTCTGGCCAGGCCCAGAGTGGCCCGATCGCATTGTCAACTCCATCTAGAATGATCCAAGTCCCGGCTGGCGAGACGACCATTAATGATCTGGTGCTCAGCATGGACGAGCAGGAATTGTACACTGCGTCCAGTGATAAGGTGAAGGTGTGGGATCTTCGCAAGTTAACGTACACCGGAAGATTCAGTACCCCGCACACGGCAGCTGTAATGTGCCTCGCTGTCGCTGACGACGGTAAAGTGATAACGGGCAGCAAAGATCACTTGATATCCCTCGTTGAGCCGAATACATCCGGGCAATCGGTCAGCCTGGCGCCGCCACACTACGACGGAGTTGAATGTTTGACTACTAGCGATTCGACGCTGTTCTCTG GCTCGAGGGACATGTGCATTAAACGATGGGACCTAAGTAGGATGGAGCTAGTCCAATCATTGAATAACGCACATAAAGATTGGATCTTGGGTTTGTGCATAATAAATAACGGGTCTGTCATGGTGTCCGGATGTCGAGGAGGAGTTTTAAAGGCATGGGCTGTATCGAAGGATCAAGGAGGAGAATGTACCCTGATAGGAGAAGTTCGAGCACATGTCTCCGCTATCAACGCTGTGACGACTAACCAACAGCATATTTTCACCGCGAGCAA TGACGGGACGGTGAGGCTGTGGAGCTACTATAAGAGAGATGCAAGAACTTTCCAGAGAAGCAACTCGTTGAAAAGCTAA
- the Klp31e gene encoding kinesin-like protein 31E isoform X1 codes for MADDTSVRVAVRIRPQVAREVIDMCRICTQVPPGEPQVFLGPDKAFTYDYVFDTAIGQSSIYKTCVAHLVEGALDGYNATVLAYGQTGSGKTYTMGTGFDVEVDETVIGIIPRAIRHLFDGIVEKQQHAREHAQMPPEFKVTAQFLELYNEDLKDLLEPGGPRGGARIHEDTAGNIHLAGVEPRTVTSPEQTLEYLRLGALSRTTGSTQMNTQSSRSHAIFTLYIRQQRCIKVEDPDADVDTSGTEPASEFETLTAKFHFVDLAGSERLKRTGATGDRAKEGISINCGLLALGNVISALGDKTKKALHVPYRDSKLTRLLQDSLGGNSQTVMIACVSPSDRDFMETLSTLKYANRARNIKNKVTINQDKSSRTIASLRREIQQLQLELMEYRQGKRVMGEDGVNDAWHENQMLSSELQSLRTRVKALSETVEALTAKNVLLLAEKAAGQWISSAGGNPEVMSLVQGYVQEIEELRARLLEAEAMYQQLKKRQLQVNAANPYGDSGYIFHSDSTSVLSDAKKELQKEIDALTVLKEQQASTTNSSIKTGDDGEGDDTEIGQDSASEDDSDDDSDRKEEDEEEAAMGRELEALTSDIDVKQRLIQELELSQRRLQNMKQHYEDKLAQLQARIKDTQEERDKVLHSLQQQPAPPTEKVKKLRDEYEKKLSAMQKEMRLLQSAKKEHARLLKNQSQNENRLRGLRNELTEMKRAKVKLLNKMREEAQRHKENELRRNREIAQLRKESRKNANMIRTLEADKRMKEVVLKRKQEEVTALRKRDRGLSQKVAGRAPPKPINPKALKQRWQTFERTIAKQALAKQAAAETEREMERLLQEREELGRELEKLQKHRSVITSSRGDTTDIDEEIDNVKSKISYLQDSISECQRDMMEMGDGEGEGEPGVEALISTIQSVDEAQYMLQRMLAFTVEQSCVAAQKQIEVRDMESRLNQVAQESDVQHQLLEHVLRDRDLLSFTNNHHNTLNYSPPSSRSSSPDNETYSQVIIGEERQRNNKVRRRTTQPQELLYGVQASPDNLKMEEQSQNHNHPLTRVPSAPGSLKGLVLTRSQHGNITGGSPTLSRRDSTSPRPLRRPLHPGGGSMEQVSHTDVSSPPGSPTTYRRFNSREENVFSRLTASRQPASTDPQPMKGIISQYQGKTQPRAVLQCSYMAEGHSKAVLSICATADLLFSGSKDRTVKVWDLGTGIENLTLGGHPTNVVAVKYSPVHNLLFSVSAAYVKVWDLRASNSCVKTLFSSGQAQSGPIALSTPSRMIQVPAGETTINDLVLSMDEQELYTASSDKVKVWDLRKLTYTGRFSTPHTAAVMCLAVADDGKVITGSKDHLISLVEPNTSGQSVSLAPPHYDGVECLTTSDSTLFSGSRDMCIKRWDLSRMELVQSLNNAHKDWILGLCIINNGSVMVSGCRGGVLKAWAVSKDQGGECTLIGEVRAHVSAINAVTTNQQHIFTASNDGTVRLWSYYKRDARTFQRSNSLKS; via the exons ATGGCCGACGACACGAGCGTACGCGTCGCCGTGCG AATAAGGCCTCAAGTAGCACGCGAAGTAATCGATATGTGCAGAATTTGTACACAAGTACCTCCGGGAGAACCCCAGGTCTTTCTTGGACCAGACAAGGCCTTTACATACGACTACGTTTTTGATACTGCTATTGGACAAAGCTCAATTTACAAAACATGCGTCGCGCATCTAGTAGAGGGTGCGCTAGACGGATATAACGCCACTGTTCTTGCCTACGGACAAACCGGTTCTGGCAAAACTTACACTATGGGCACAGGTTTCGACGTGGAAGTCGACGAGACCGTGATTGGAATCATCCCTAGGGCCATCAGGCACCTTTTCGATGGAATCGTTGAGAAACAGCAACACGCCAGGGAACATGCACAAATGCCTCCAGAATTTAAG GTGACTGCACAATTTTTGGAACTATACAACGAGGACTTGAAAGATTTGCTGGAACCAGGCGGGCCTAGAGGCGGTGCCCGGATTCACGAAGACACTGcaggaaatattcatttagCTGGCGTAGAACCACGAACCGTAACTAGTCCAGAACAGACATTAGAGTATTTACGATTAGGAGCGCTGTCGCGCACAACTGGATCTACCCAAATGAATACCCAGTCGTCAAGATCGCACGCAATATTCACATTGTACATAAGGCAGCAAAGGTGCATAAAGGTGGAAGACCCAGACGCGGATGTCGATACGAGCGGCACGGAACCAGCGAGCGAATTCGAAACTTTGACCGCGAAATTTCACTTTGTCGATTTAGCTGGCTCAGAGAGGCTGAAGAGAACCGGCGCTACAGGGGATAGAGCGAAAGAGGGAATATCCATAAATTGTGGACTG TTGGCCCTAGGTAACGTAATCTCTGCGCTCGGTGATAAAACGAAGAAAGCTTTACACGTACCGTATAGAGATTCAAAGCTGACTAGGCTACTTCAAGATTCGCTAGGAG GGAATAGTCAAACTGTTATGATAGCGTGTGTATCCCCAAGCGACAGAGACTTTATGGAAACTCTGAGTACTTTGAAGTACGCGAACAGAGCAAGAAATATAAAGAACAAAGTTACAATTAACCAGGACAAGAGTTCGAGGACGATTGCTTCGCTTCGACGAGAAATACAGCAGCTTCAGCTAGAGTTGATGGAGTATAGACAAG GCAAGAGGGTCATGGGCGAGGATGGCGTAAATGATGCTTGGCACGAGAATCAAATGTTAAGTAGCGAATTGCAGAGCCTTCGTACTCGAGTCAAAGCTCTCTCGGAGACTGTCGAAGCGCTGACGGCGAAGAATGTTCTTCTCCTGGCAGAAAAAGCTGCTGGTCAATGGATATCGTCAGCAGGTGGAAACCCAGAAGTAATGAGTTTAGTGCAAGGATATGTTCAAGAGATAGAGGAGTTAAGAGCTCGTCTTTTAGAAGCAGAGGCTATGTATCAACAGTTAAAGAAACGGCAGTTGCAG GTTAATGCAGCGAATCCCTACGGTGATTCTGGTTACATATTTCACAGTGATTCTACATCAGTATTAAGCGATGCCAAAAAAGAATTGCAGAAGGAAATCGACGCATTAACCGTATTAAAGGAGCAACAAGCAAGTACAACGAATTCTTCCATTAAAACGGGAGACGATGGCGAGGGCGATGACACAGAGATCGGTCAAGATTCTGCGAGCGAAGATGATTCGGACGACGATTCGGATAGGAAAG aagaagacgaggaagaagcGGCGATGGGTCGTGAATTAGAAGCTTTAACATCAGACATCGATGTGAAACAACGGCTGATACAAGAGCTGGAACTCTCGCAACGACGGTTACAGAATATGAAACAGCACTACGAAGATAAGCTCGCCCAGTTACAAGCTCGCATCAAGGACACTCAAGAAGAGAGGGACAAAGTGTTGCACTCTTTGCAACAGCAGCCGGCTCCGCCGACAGAGAAGGTGAAGAAGCTGCGCGACGAATATGAAAAGAAGCTATCCGCGATGCAGAAGGAGATGCGGCTTCTACAGTCGGCGAAGAAAGAGCACGCGAGGTTGCTGAAGAATCAGTCGCAGAATGAGAACAGATTGAGGGGGCTGCGGAACGAATTGACGGAGATGAAGCGGGCCAAAGTGAAGCTTCTGAATAAGATGCGAGAGGAGGCGCAGAGGCACAAGGAGAACGAGCTCAGGCGCAACAGGGAAATAGCGCAATTGCGTAAAGAGAGTAGAAAGAACGCGAACATGATTAGAACCTTAGAGGCTGATAAGAGGATGAAGGAAGTGGTGCTTAAGCGTAAGCAGGAGGAAGTGACGGCGTTGAGAAAGAGGGACAGAGGCCTGAGCCAGAAAGTTGCGGGCAGAGCGCCGCCTAAACCGATCAATCCAAAGGCGTTGAAGCAGAGGTGGCAGACGTTTGAAAGGACCATTGCCAAACAGGCTTTGGCCAAGCAAGCGGCCGCGGAAACGGAGAGAGAGATGGAAAGACTTCTTCAAGAGCGGGAAGAGCTGGGCAGAGAGCTTGAGAAGCTTCAGAAACACCGAAGCGTTATAACGAGCTCGAGGGGTGACACGACCGACATCGATGAAGAGATCGACAATGTGAAAAGTAAAATTAGTTACTTACAG GATAGCATATCCGAGTGCCAGCGCGACATGATGGAAATGGGGGACGGCGAGGGCGAGGGTGAACCTGGCGTTGAGGCTCTGATATCGACCATCCAATCGGTGGACGAAGCACAGTACATGTTACAAAGAATGCTGGCATTCACTGTCGAACAAAGTTGCGTGGCTGCTCAGAAGCAGATCGAAGTTCGGGACATGGAGTCCCGACTGAACCAAGTCGCGCAAGAAAGCGACGTGCAGCATCAGCTATTGGAACACGTGTTGCGGGATAGGGACCTCCTGTCTTTCACAAATAACCACCATAACACGTTGAATTACAGCCCTCCAAGTTCAAGGAGCTCGTCGCCAGACAA TGAAACTTATAGTCAAGTTATAATCGGGGAGGAAAGGCAGCGTAATAACAAAGTCAGGCGAAGAACTACGCAACCCCAGGAGCTTCTGTATGGAGTTCAGGCCAGTCCAGATAATCTGAAGATGGAGGAACAGAGTCAAAACCACAATCATCCGCTTACAAGGGTACCTAGTGCGCCGGGTAGTCTAAA GGGATTGGTACTAACCAGAAGTCAGCATGGTAATATAACCGGCGGATCCCCGACATTGAGTCGACGCGATAGCACATCACCGAGGCCCCTGCGACGACCGCTTCATCCTGGTGGAGGCTCCAT GGAACAGGTATCGCATACAGACGTGTCGTCGCCACCTGGATCTCCGACCACGTATCGCCGATTCAACAGCCGGGAAGAGAACGTTTTCTCCAGGCTGACCGCTAGCAGGCAACCGGCGTCAACAGATCCGCAGCCTATGAAAGGGATCATTTCTCAATATCAAGGCAAG ACGCAACCAAGAGCCGTTTTGCAATGCTCTTACATGGCCGAGGGCCATAGTAAAGCTGTTCTGTCGATATGCGCGACTGCGGATTTACTATTCAGTGGTTCAAAAG ACCGTACTGTGAAAGTCTGGGACTTGGGGACTGGAATTGAGAATCTTACATTGGGCGGGCATCCGACTAATGTGGTGGCAGTGAAATACTCGCCGGtgcataatttattattcaGCGTTTCTGCGGCCTACGTGAAAGTCTGGGACCTGAGAGCTAGCAACAGCTGCGTGAAGACTTTATTTTCGTCTGGCCAGGCCCAGAGTGGCCCGATCGCATTGTCAACTCCATCTAGAATGATCCAAGTCCCGGCTGGCGAGACGACCATTAATGATCTGGTGCTCAGCATGGACGAGCAGGAATTGTACACTGCGTCCAGTGATAAGGTGAAGGTGTGGGATCTTCGCAAGTTAACGTACACCGGAAGATTCAGTACCCCGCACACGGCAGCTGTAATGTGCCTCGCTGTCGCTGACGACGGTAAAGTGATAACGGGCAGCAAAGATCACTTGATATCCCTCGTTGAGCCGAATACATCCGGGCAATCGGTCAGCCTGGCGCCGCCACACTACGACGGAGTTGAATGTTTGACTACTAGCGATTCGACGCTGTTCTCTG GCTCGAGGGACATGTGCATTAAACGATGGGACCTAAGTAGGATGGAGCTAGTCCAATCATTGAATAACGCACATAAAGATTGGATCTTGGGTTTGTGCATAATAAATAACGGGTCTGTCATGGTGTCCGGATGTCGAGGAGGAGTTTTAAAGGCATGGGCTGTATCGAAGGATCAAGGAGGAGAATGTACCCTGATAGGAGAAGTTCGAGCACATGTCTCCGCTATCAACGCTGTGACGACTAACCAACAGCATATTTTCACCGCGAGCAA TGACGGGACGGTGAGGCTGTGGAGCTACTATAAGAGAGATGCAAGAACTTTCCAGAGAAGCAACTCGTTGAAAAGCTAA